A genomic stretch from Bdellovibrio bacteriovorus includes:
- the aspS gene encoding aspartate--tRNA ligase → MKFVKELKRTNYCGSLGTSQIGQKVVLMGWVDVRRDHGSLVFIDLRDREGIVQVVLDPNKAETSSAKNLRGEFVLALEGVVRARPEGMKNTKIKTGEIEIEATRCEILNESAVPPFQVDDPNVNETLRLKHRYLDLRSPRLTNHLMVRHKVAQLVRRFLSEQGFVEIETPILFKSTPEGARDYLVPSRVNQGTFYALPQSPQILKQLLMVSGYDRYFQIARCFRDEDLRADRQPEFSQIDMEMSFIDQEDIMQMNEKLLRTIWKEVKGVDVGDIPRMSYQEAMDRYGIDKPDTRFGMEIKDLQKVVTGSGFKVFDEVIARGGIVRGIAVPKGASYSRGQFDKLTDMAKRAGAKGLVWIKTEADGSYASPVSKFFSPEKLAEMFKTVGANPGDCALIVADDFDTACAALSTLRLHLGKELNLIDTSKDHFLWVIDFPAFEYSPDEKRWVSRHHPFTSPKDEYMQALIDGDESSYGKMLAKAYDLVCNGYEMGGGSIRIYRTELQQAMFRLLGMNKEQQEAKFGFLLDALKYGAPPHGGIAWGMDRLVMLLCGTDAIREVIAFPKTAKASDLMADCPSEVSRDQLTEVGVRLSPLAEKNLEEMKKV, encoded by the coding sequence ATGAAGTTTGTAAAAGAGCTTAAGCGAACAAATTACTGCGGAAGTCTAGGTACATCCCAAATTGGACAAAAAGTCGTCCTCATGGGCTGGGTGGATGTCCGCCGAGATCACGGAAGTTTGGTTTTCATCGACCTTCGTGACCGTGAAGGAATCGTGCAAGTAGTTCTTGATCCAAATAAAGCTGAAACATCTTCGGCGAAGAATCTTCGTGGCGAATTCGTATTGGCGCTTGAGGGTGTCGTTCGTGCGCGCCCCGAAGGCATGAAAAATACGAAAATCAAAACAGGGGAGATTGAAATTGAAGCCACTCGCTGTGAGATCTTAAATGAATCCGCAGTCCCTCCGTTTCAAGTCGATGATCCTAACGTGAACGAGACCTTGCGTCTTAAACATCGTTATTTGGATTTGCGTTCACCGCGCTTAACAAATCATTTGATGGTTCGTCACAAAGTAGCGCAATTGGTTCGTCGCTTTCTTTCAGAGCAAGGTTTCGTGGAAATCGAAACTCCGATTTTATTTAAGTCGACTCCCGAAGGCGCACGTGACTATCTAGTTCCTTCACGCGTGAACCAAGGAACTTTCTATGCTCTTCCTCAGTCACCACAAATCTTAAAGCAGCTTTTGATGGTGTCGGGTTATGACCGCTATTTCCAAATCGCTCGTTGCTTCCGCGACGAAGACTTGCGTGCAGACCGTCAGCCCGAGTTTTCTCAGATCGACATGGAAATGTCCTTCATCGATCAAGAAGATATCATGCAAATGAATGAAAAACTTCTGCGCACAATCTGGAAAGAGGTCAAAGGCGTGGATGTGGGCGATATCCCTCGCATGTCTTACCAAGAGGCGATGGATCGTTACGGTATCGACAAGCCAGACACACGTTTCGGAATGGAGATCAAAGATCTTCAAAAAGTGGTGACAGGTTCAGGCTTCAAAGTTTTTGATGAAGTTATCGCTCGTGGCGGTATCGTGCGCGGTATTGCCGTTCCCAAAGGCGCATCGTACTCTCGCGGTCAGTTCGACAAGTTGACGGACATGGCAAAACGCGCGGGCGCAAAAGGCCTGGTGTGGATTAAAACAGAGGCCGATGGATCTTACGCTTCTCCAGTTTCAAAATTCTTCAGCCCTGAAAAATTGGCAGAGATGTTTAAAACTGTGGGCGCAAATCCAGGCGACTGTGCTTTGATCGTTGCAGATGATTTCGACACGGCTTGCGCCGCCCTCTCAACACTTCGTTTGCACTTAGGTAAAGAATTGAACTTGATCGATACGTCCAAGGATCATTTCCTATGGGTGATCGACTTCCCGGCTTTTGAGTATTCTCCCGATGAAAAACGTTGGGTTTCAAGGCACCATCCGTTCACGTCACCGAAGGACGAATACATGCAAGCCTTGATCGACGGCGATGAGTCTTCGTACGGCAAGATGCTAGCAAAAGCTTACGACCTTGTGTGCAACGGCTATGAAATGGGCGGCGGCAGTATTCGTATCTACCGCACAGAATTACAACAAGCGATGTTCCGTCTTTTAGGCATGAACAAAGAACAACAAGAAGCGAAGTTCGGTTTCTTGTTAGACGCTTTGAAATACGGAGCCCCTCCTCACGGTGGTATCGCCTGGGGTATGGACCGTCTTGTAATGTTGTTGTGCGGAACCGATGCTATCCGTGAGGTGATCGCCTTCCCGAAAACGGCGAAAGCTTCTGACTTGATGGCGGATTGTCCAAGTGAAGTCAGCCGCGATCAGTTAACCGAAGTCGGCGTGCGCTTAAGCCCATTGGCAGAGAAAAACTTAGAAGAAATGAAGAAGGTCTAA
- a CDS encoding DUF1266 domain-containing protein, which translates to MRRILPETTLEKRMMCLGAVFVEENQVLDEVFQVVGSDLIEGQELSPEIRDQVLDEIGEYFFRLDMNYGPEIKGDCIGILEEFWGVTDKASALKSLENIRQQGHRTKFNVLKSSLPSDGSIDAVSLEKFKQIFCFDLEVGQEVQMSKEDYTKLASWIQRTNKYLKEAGILGWDAARYVHLVRLCFVTGYLDDNEAWAEILKLAPIVEGHFESWMEFSQSFLIGRTFWSGSDDPQVKEICQKLLGHPASPWHFIPWT; encoded by the coding sequence ATGCGCCGTATACTTCCGGAAACCACCTTAGAAAAAAGAATGATGTGTTTGGGCGCGGTCTTTGTTGAAGAAAATCAAGTTCTTGATGAGGTGTTTCAAGTTGTCGGGTCTGATTTAATCGAAGGCCAAGAACTCTCTCCGGAAATACGCGATCAGGTTTTAGACGAAATTGGCGAGTACTTTTTTCGTCTGGATATGAATTACGGTCCTGAGATTAAAGGGGACTGCATCGGCATTCTTGAAGAGTTTTGGGGAGTGACAGATAAAGCCTCGGCTCTGAAAAGCTTAGAAAATATCCGACAGCAAGGTCACCGCACAAAGTTCAATGTCTTAAAGTCATCTCTGCCTTCTGACGGCAGTATTGATGCGGTCTCTTTAGAAAAGTTTAAGCAAATCTTCTGCTTTGATCTCGAAGTCGGGCAAGAAGTGCAAATGAGCAAAGAAGATTACACGAAGCTGGCCTCGTGGATCCAACGCACGAATAAATATTTAAAAGAGGCTGGTATTCTAGGATGGGATGCCGCCCGCTATGTTCACTTAGTTCGTCTTTGTTTTGTTACGGGTTATTTAGATGATAACGAAGCTTGGGCTGAAATTCTAAAACTCGCTCCTATCGTTGAAGGACATTTCGAATCTTGGATGGAGTTTTCTCAAAGCTTTTTGATTGGTCGCACTTTCTGGTCGGGGAGTGATGATCCGCAAGTCAAAGAGATCTGCCAGAAGCTCTTAGGTCATCCCGCAAGTCCTTGGCATTTCATTCCCTGGACCTAA